A genomic segment from Lineus longissimus chromosome 15, tnLinLong1.2, whole genome shotgun sequence encodes:
- the LOC135499336 gene encoding uncharacterized protein LOC135499336: MLFYVDGQYSKMEVEIGTTRKIADLFKRRFSGFNVPEKSKHRKRTLGNLSESKLESHAVSLREAIQSQIYLDEVPWAEVKLAVLEVVEMVEQFCVTLRTSRKRNKVSRETPRSEVETRTKTTILPANKGKLHNALIELERQVKQAEPYTPVSIREYLPMCDRRRVFEMIELLRECGLRLAEKCFHYVHHEGGTKSSLHFVWKGLDGDGVGRTVDLCTKVIAKIESEVPIYERRITKQNFIKAFGFVADSVALRAIFSQLTRDNSAPVNLNSQEIDERFKFAMLSEDAGIMVDLRHQGPENRPDTFREFFEATEKYLAEDIGVACQERRHGEQLYLAKAVSLKDLHQRVKERVPADTNIPSVKWLRYQFQPINLQANTAKYYKGRMNIKMMVQKRQIRVNHVDAHYCAAAWRYMREMAILHREITTLVSADDKHKIKVGEPSYPLAAAERGKQVIVGPNQVMAVGDHDFSKCTITPSVNFIIDIPTSINSSFYRGKVHIGFKDSIFKPSSALRHAAELAEILKTRGEGTYPTPVLLIYTDGGPDHRCTYMSVKLAMIALFLELTLDVLIALRTAPSNSWANPVERIMSIVNTGLQGVGMMRRKMSDDFESAIAGAGSVKEMREKLPSEELKVELEESLAFPIDILKNQMARLALKEKPFQSFDPASEATIDALWQQCLTVDGMLQRNDTTAKGVKNCDRLKAFMEHCCIEGHYTFQVKKCGADDCDICRPLRDERSKEVGNLPFPVLAGDGHYRPFVDVYKTVTKENRPSKETRTKTARKAIPFSPSVQHVRNADVMVQCSECDKWRLVFAKKKLQPAKKRQLEEILEDVEFTCGVLFREFKICKPF, from the exons ATGCTCTTTTACGTTGATGGGCAGTATTCCAAGATGGAGGTAGAGATAGGTACAACTCGTAAAATTGCTGACTTGTTCAAGAGACGCTTCAGCGGATTTAATGTTCCCGAGAAGTCGAAGCACCGCAAGAGGACTCTCGGCAATCTCTCAGAATCCAAGTTAGAAAGCCATGCAGTTTCATTGAGGGAGGCAATTCAATCACAGATCTATCTCGACGAAGTGCCCTGGGCTGAAGTTAAACTCGCTGTATTGGAAGTTGTCGAGATGGTGGAACAATTCTGTGTAACACTGAGGACCAGCAGAAAAAGGAACAAAGTCAGCAGGGAAACCCCAAGGTCTGAAGTTGAGACAAGAACCAAAACTACAATCCTTCCAGCCAACAAGGGGAAGCTGCACAATGCCCTGATCGAGTTGGAGAGGCAAGTGAAACAGGCCGAACCGTATACCCCAGTATCCATCAGGGAGTACTTACCAATGTGCGACAGACGACGGGTGTTTGAGATGATAGAGTTGCTGAGGGAATGTGGCTTGAGGTTGGCAGAAAAGTGCTTTCACTATGTGCACCATGAAGGAGGGACCAAGTCCAGCCTCCACTTTGTCTGGAAAGGTCTTGATGGAGATGGTGTTGGCAGAACAGTGGATCTCTGTACTAAGGTCATCGCAAAGATAGAAAGTGAAGTACCCATTTATGAAAGAAGAATCACCAAGCAAAACTTCATCAAAGCCTTTGGGTTTGTCGCAGATTCAGTTGCACTCCGTGCCATCTTCAGCCAACTGACTAGAGACAATTCAGCCCCAGTGAATCTAAATTCACAGGAAATTGATGAAAGGTTTAAATTCGCTATGCTCAGTGAAGATGCTGGGATAATGGTAGATCTTCGTCACCAGGGCCCAGAGAACAGACCAGACACATTCCGAGAATTCTTCGAAGCTACGGAGAAATATCTGGCAGAAGACATCGGTGTTGCTTGCCAGGAGCGGCGGCATGGAGAACAGTTGTATCTTGCAAAAGCTGTATCCCTAAAAGATCTCCATCAGCGTGTGAAGGAAAGGGTTCCTGCTGATACAAACATACCCTCAGTAAAGTGGTTGAGATACCAGTTCCAGCCCATCAATCTTCAAGCCAATACTGCGAAATACTACAAGGGGAGAATGAACATCAAGATGATGGTTCAGAAGAGACAG ATCAGGGTGAACCATGTCGATGCACATTACTGTGCTGCTGCTTGGCGATACATGAGGGAGATGGCCATCCTTCATCGTGAAATAACGACCCTAGTGAGTGCTGATGACAAGCACAAGATCAAAGTTGGTGAGCCCTCCTACCCATTGGCTGCAGCAGAACGAGGAAAGCAAGTGATAGTTGGCCCAAATCAGGTTATGGCTGTTGGCGATCACGATTTCAGCAAGTGCACCATCACACCATCAGTCAACTTCATT ATTGACATCCCAACAAGTATCAACAGCAGTTTCTACAGAGGCAAAGTGCACATTGGCTTCAAAGACTCCATCTTCAAACCATCATCGGCACTCCGCCATGCAGCCGAATTGGCCGAAATTCTGAAGACAAGAGGAGagggtacat ACCCAACTCCTGTGTTGCTGATATATACTGATGGTGGGCCGGACCACAGGTGCACCTACATGTCAGTGAAGTTAGCCATGATAGCACTCTTCCTGGAACTGACACTGGATGTCCTCATCGCCCTGAGAACAGCACCAAGCAATTCATGGGCCAATCCAGTCGAAAGGATCATGAGCATAGTGAACACTGGTCTACAGGGTGTTGGAATGATGCGACGGAAAATGTCTGATGATTTTGAAAGTGCAATAG CTGGAGCTGGTAGTGTGAAAGAAATGCGTGAAAAGCTGCCATCCGAAGAACTCAAGGTGGAGTTAGAAGAATCCCTCGCATTTCCGATTGACATCTTGAAGAATCAAATGGCCCGATTGGCCCTCAAGGAAAAGCCCTTCCAGTCGTTTGATCCTGCCAGTGAGGCTACTATAGATGCTTTGTGGCAACAGTGCTTGACAGTGGATGGAATGTTGCAG cgaAATGATACGACTGCCAAGGGAGTGAAGAACTGTGATAGGCTGAAAGCATTCATGGAACACTGTTGTATTGAGGGTCATTACACCTTCCAAGTGAAGAAATGTGGAGCGGATGACTGTGACATATGCAG ACCCCTGAGAGATGAACGTAGTAAGGAGGTAGGGAACTTGCCCTTCCCAGTACTTGCAGGAGATGGGCATTATCGTCCCTTTGTGGATGTGTACAAGACAGTCACCAAAGAG AACCGACCAAGTAAAGAAACTAGAACCAAGACAGCCCGCAAGGCCATTCCATTTTCACCATCTGTCCAGCATGTGAGGAATGCAGATGTCATGGTGCAGTGctctgaatgtgacaagtgGAGACTTGTATTTGCGAAAAAGAAGCTTCAGCCTGCAAAGAAACGTCAGCTGGAAGAAATCCTTGAGGATGTTGAGTTCACCTGTGGTGTTCTATTCAGGGAGTTCAAAATTTGCAAACCATTTTAA
- the LOC135499335 gene encoding uncharacterized protein LOC135499335 translates to MAQMRAAAKCAAYEVEASLLSERQAVAKKELEMSQQREELEMKAKLAHAQAKERAFKSSRSPVASEKVGVSRNGGPNVLKTNDTRLDPTRPEFQPGRVLGNMTNYANYQSTPMAPESVPPVNTSYFTPFPGSNVMSNQPTVSNMSSPTFPDALMEVLQQGQQQQRMLLNTLQLPKVDLMTFDGDPLRYWLFIRAFENSVDRDLIDDSVKLSRLLRYCTGKARQVIECCAVKDPAEGYTLARKLLKDRFGSDFVVSQAWVNRIVNRRQAKDPEAMRDLADDLKNCVETLTAMKQLDRITNDSYLVQIVERLPLYLQNRWKRVVYKIRHSKDDGSRNPGVKDLLQFISEAAEEENDPVFGKSGAKEPKVESHQKSDNKPKPTFSIQTDKGDQGSSSDKPRAPKCLVCQGPHYVTACEIFKKMTQNERWVNIRDNKVCKNCLSGSHFASNCTRPPACKAPGCGKKHSTFLHLDGAPAPKPQAQGHNVEEKKTDVKSAKPAGNNAISLSTGAGNKRIASPMIPVKVKGIGGSEEVVTYAMLDNCSTATLCTESLATKLGLKGKTTVTELTTIERKDSRFETTIYGLEVTDLDDTDKVDLLIGQDVSEALVPLEVKSHNYDPRGVPYAVRTTLGWTLNGPFEENERTDGHSCHFVNNDTSLQRQVEQFWKLDNLGDGTGLSMDDRKVIDLWDRTAVLHDGHYTLPIPFKQRPPNLPDNYTMAKKRLESLGRRLQKDATLHEKYNTEIKVPLEEGYAEVVPDEEMGRKDGMVWYLPHHPVLNPKKPGKTRIVFDCAAKHRGTSLNDNVLQGPDLTNKLIGVLLRFRQEKVGFTSDVKAMFNQVRVEKDHRDVLRFLYFDEGDMTKAPIHYRMRTHIFGGVWSPSAANYALKKTAADNASDFPPETAETVNRSMYVDDVLGSKPNDPEAIVLSTNLRELLKRGGMDVVKWASNSRVLLKAIPNSDLAKEMKDLDLDSDGLPMERALGMVWDVELDTFRPCITTQDRPMTKRGVLSILSSVYDPLGLVNPFVLKARTIFQDLCREGLGWDDEMSEDQQQQWNRWREDLPKLENFSVPRCLRSEDLDKIVHSQLHHFSDASEGGLGATSYLRQEDVNGRVHCALVMTKAKLTPLKTTTIPRLELTAAVEAVKLDKLLRSELEIPLCESIFWTDSMIVLYYIRNEAKRYQTFVANRVAKIHENTVPTQWRHVPTDQNPADDVSRGMTADELIGNDRWKHGPEFLKKPETDWPNQPIIDKHLTEGIEVKPEVKVYATGEIPDQGHQAISRIINHYSSWYRLKKGMAWLLRLKKVLRQKVRNKGNPVQGPSTSPCGGLTVNELWEAEQEVLKFVQRKAFDNVQSKTGKLRKLNPVLDDNGVLRVGGRLGNSNLPDQTKHQIILPKKGHVVDLIVQYFHNLTGHSGSERVLTEIRQKYWIIKGRLAIRRNITRCMRCRKRNAQPMTQQMVDLPTDRVAPPRAAFSHVGLDYFGPYHVKRGRCLVKRYGCIFTCLTTRAIHIEVAESLTTYSFINALQRFVSRRGTPIRIRSDNGTNFVGAQKELRRAIRELNLGRVEEYMRQREITWVFNPPAASHMGGVWERQIRSVRKVLDGIIKQQNLTDETLNTMMCLVEAIINGRPLTKLLDDPDDLQPITPNHLLLLRPGSCRPPGLFDETDLYRRKWKQVQYLADLFWRRWTKEYLTALQERQKWCHASQNLKPDDLVLIVDDNAHRNSWMLGRVMETYPGKDGWVRSAKIKTQHNELIRPVTKLCLLESSVDI, encoded by the exons ATGGCCCAGATGCGGGCAGCAGCCAAGTGTGCCGCGTATGAAGTAGAGGCATCGCTATTGTCGGAGAGACAAGCTGTTGCCAAGAAAGAgcttgaaatgtcacaacagcGGGAAGAGTTGGAAATGAAGGCCAAATTAGCACATGCTCAGGCAAAGGAAAGAGCATTTAAATCAAGTAGAAGTCCTGTAGCGTCCGAGAAGGTGGGCGTTTCCAGGAATGGTGGTCCCAATGTGTTAAAGACAAATGACACTAGATTGGATCCAACGCGACCTGAATTTCAACCAGGCCGTGTCCTTGGAAATATGACTAACTATGCCAACTATCAATCTACCCCAATGGCACCGGAAAGTGTGCCACCTGTCAACACCAGTTACTTTACACCATTTCCAGGAAGCAATGTGATGAGCAACCAGCCAACAGTAAGTAATATGAGTAGCCCTACATTTCCCGACGCTCTTATGGAGGTTTTGCAGCAAGGGCAACAGCAGCAAAGGATGTTATTAAATACACTGCAGTTGCCTAAGGTAGATCTGATGACCTTTGACGGGGATCCTCTTAGGTATTGGCTGTTTATAAGGGCATTCGAAAACTCTGTTGACCGTGACCTCATTGACGACAGTGTCAAGCTAAGTAGGCTTCTGCGATACTGTACAGGAAAGGCAAGGCAGGTGATTGAGTGTTGCGCAGTAAAGGATCCGGCAGAGGGTTACACACTCGCAAGAAAACTATTAAAGGACCGGTTTGGTAGTGACTTTGTGGTTAGTCAGGCCTGGGTCAATCGAATTGTCAACAGGAGGCAAGCCAAGGATCCAGAAGCAATGAGGGATCTAGCTGATGACTTGAAGAACTGCGTTGAAACGTTGACCGCCATGAAACAGTTGGATCGCATAACGAACGATTCGTACTTGGTGCAGATTGTGGAGAGGTTGCCACTGTATCTCCAGAATAGATGGAAGAGAGTGGTCTATAAGATCCGGCACAGCAAGGACGATGGCTCAAGAAACCCAGGAGTAAAGGATCTCCTGCAGTTTATCTCTGAGgctgctgaagaagaaaatgatccGGTGTTTGGCAAGAGTGGTGCTAAAGAGCCCAAGGTAGAATCTCACCAGAAGTCAGATAACAAGCCAAAGCCCACGTTCAGTATCCAGACAGATAAAGGAGACCAAGGCTCTAGCAGTGACAAGCCCAGGGCACCCAAATGCCTGGTATGCCAAGGCCCTCATTATGTGACGGCCTGTGAAATCTTCAAGAAGATGACGCAAAATGAGAGATGGGTTAACATCAGAGACAACAAGGTCTGCAAGAATTGTTTGAGTGGATCACATTTTGCTTCGAACTGCACAAGACCGCCCGCATGTAAGGCTCCGGGCTGCGGAAAGAAGCACAGCACGTTCCTTCATTTAGATGGCGCTCCAGCACCCAAGCCTCAGGCACAAGGCCACAATGTTGAAGAAAAGAAGACAGATGTAAAGTCAGCTAAACCCGCAGGGAACAATGCCATTAGCTTGTCGACTGGGGCCGGTAACAAGCGGATTGCGTCGCCGATGATTCCGGTAAAGGTCAAGGGTATTGGAGGGAGTGAAGAAGTTGTAACCTATGCTATGTTAGATAACTGTTCTACTGCCACACTGTGCACTGAAAGCCTGGCGACCAAACTCGGACTAAAAGGTAAAACGACAGTGACAGAATTGACAACGATAGAAAGGAAAGATAGTCGGTTTGAGACCACGATTTATGGGTTGGAAGTAACTGACCTTGATG ATACTGACAAGGTAGACCTGCTCATAGGACAGGACGTGTCGGAGGCCTTGGTTCCACTGGAGGTCAAGAGTCATAATTACGATCCCCGAGGGGTGCCGTACGCTGTAAGGACAACCCTGGGATGGACCCTAAACGGaccatttgaggaaaatgagagGACTGATGGACACAGCTGTCACTTTGTAAACAATGACACAAGTCTACAGCGACAGGTTGAGCAATTTTGGAAGCTCGACAATCTAGGTGATGGGACTGGCCTATCGATGGATGACAGAAAGGTGATTGACCTTTGGGATAGGACAGCAGTGTTACATGATGGACATTATACTTTGCCCATACCGTTCAAACAAAGGCCCCCAAATTTACCTGACAACTATACTATGGCAAAGAAAAGGTTGGAAAGCCTAGGAAGAAGACTTCAGAAGGATGCTACGCTGCATGAAAAGTACAACACCGAGATCAAGGTCCCGCTGGAAGAAGGTTATGCAGAAGTGGTGCCAGACGAGGAAATGGGCAGGAAGGATGGAATGGTATGGTACCTTCCTCACCATCCCGTATTGAACCCAAAGAAGCCTGGCAAAACAAGAATTGTCTTCGACTGTGCTGCCAAACACAGAGGAACGTCACTGAATGATAATGTGCTACAAGGTCCCGACTTGACAAATAAGTTGATTGGAGTGCTGTTGCGGTTCCGCCAAGAGAAAGTAGGGTTTACGTCAGATGTAAAGGCAATGTTTAATCAGGTCAGGGTTGAAAAGGACCATAGGGACGTGCTCCGCTTTCTGTATTTTGATGAGGGTGACATGACAAAGGCTCCAATTCATTACAGAATGCGAACTCACATATTTGGTGGGGTCTGGAGCCCCAGTGCCGCAAACTATGCATTGAAGAAAACTGCAGCTGACAATGCTTCAGACTTCCCTCCAGAGACGGCCGAAACGGTAAATAGGTCAATGTACGTGGACGATGTCCTTGGAAGTAAGCCGAATGACCCTGAAGCAATTGTGCTGTCGACCAACCTCCGTGAACTGCTAAAAAGAGGAGGAATGGATGTCGTCAAGTGGGCCAGTAACAGCCGCGTTCTCTTGAAAGCCATCCCAAATTCTGATTTGGCCAAGGAGATGAAGGACCTAGATTTAGACAGTGATGGTCTACCCATGGAACGAGCGCTGGGAATGGTTTGGGATGTAGAGCTGGATACCTTCAGACCATGTATTACCACACAAGACCGCCCGATGACAAAACGGGGTGTGCTCAGCATCCTGAGTTCGGTGTATGATCCACTGGGACTGGTCAATCCATTTGTGTTGAAAGCGAGGACCATATTCCAGGATCTGTGCAGAGAAGGGTTAGGATGGGATGATGAAATGTCCGAAGATCAACAGCAGCAATGGAATAGGTGGCGTGAGGATTTACCAAAGCTTGAAAACTTCTCTGTGCCCCGATGTCTACGTTCAGAGGATCTGGACAAAATAGTACATAGCCAGCTGCACCATTTTTCGGATGCATCAGAAGGAGGTCTTGGCGCAACAAGCTATCTCAGACAGGAAGACGTTAATGGACGTGTTCACTGCGCACTAGTTATGACCAAGGCAAAGCTAACCCCATTAAAGACCACAACTATCCCAAGGCTCGAACTGACTGCAGCTGTCGAAGCAGTGAAACTAGACAAACTGTTGCGTAGCGAACTTGAGATTCCTCTTTGCGAGTCTATTTTCTGGACGGACAGTATGATTGTACTATATTACATAAGGAATGAGGCAAAGAGATACCAAACATTCGTTGCAAACAGGGTGGCTAAGATCCATGAGAACACTGTGCCCACACAATGGAGGCATGTACCAACTGATCAGAATCCAGCAGATGACGTATCACGAGGTATGACAGCTGATGAACTGATTGGAAATGACCGGTGGAAACACGGACCCGAATTCCTGAAGAAACCAGAGACGGACTGGCCAAACCAGCCAATTATTGATAAACACCTGACTGAAGGAATTGAGGTCAAACCCGAGGTGAAGGTTTATGCAACTGGTGAGATTCCAGATCAAGGACACCAGGCTATCAGCAGGATAATAAATCACTATTCCTCTTGGTATAGGCTCAAGAAGGGGATGGCATGGTTGCTGCGACTGAAGAAGGTGCTGCGTCAGAAGGTCAGGAATAAGGGTAATCCAGTGCAAGGACCCTCAACCTCTCCTTGTGGTGGTCTTACTGTGAATGAGCTTTGGGAAGCCGAGCAGGAAGTGCTCAAATTCGTGCAAAGGAAGGCGTTTGATAATGTCCAGTCCAAGACCGGCAAGCTAAGAAAGTTGAACCCAGTGCTGGATGACAATGGAGTCCTGCGCGTGGGTGGTCGTCTGGGAAATTCCAACCTGCCTGATCAGACGAAACACCAGATCATATTGCCTAAGAAAGGTCACGTGGTCGACCTGATAGTTCAATATTTCCACAATTTGACGGGCCATTCCGGATCAGAAAGGGTGCTGACAGAAATCCGACAGAAGTATTGGATCATCAAGGGAAGACTCGCAATAAGAAGAAACATCACCAGATGTATGCGCTGTCGAAAAAGAAATGCTCAACCAATGACCCAACAAATGGTAGACTTGCCTACTGACCGAGTGGCTCCCCCTAGAGCAGCCTTCAGTCACGTAGGATTGGACTACTTTGGCCCGTATCATGTCAAACGAGGCCGGTGCTTGGTAAAGCGATATGGATGCATTTTTACCTGCCTCACAACCAGGGCCATACACATTGAAGTGGCAGAGAGTTTAACCACATATTCGTTCATCAACGCCCTGCAGAGATTTGTAAGTAGACGAGGGACACCAATCAGGATCCGGTCCGATAATGGCACGAACTTTGTGGGGGCACAGAAAGAGTTGAGGAGAGCCATTCGCGAATTGAATCTTGGCCGAGTTGAAGAATACATGCGTCAAAGAGAGATCACCTGGGTATTCAATCCACCTGCAGCATCCCACATGGGGGGTGTATGGGAGAGGCAGATCAGGTCTGTTAGGAAAGTATTAGACGGCATAATAAAACAACAGAACCTGACAGATGAGACTCTTAACACAATGATGTGCCTGGTTGAAGCCATAATAAATGGAAGACCCTTGACAAAGCTGTTGGATGACCCAGATGACTTACAACCTATCACACCAAACCATTTGCTGCTACTGCGCCCGGGATCATGCCGACCTCCTGGACTATTTGATGAAACAGATCTGTACAGAAGAAAATGGAAGCAAGTGCAGTATCTCGCTGACCTGTTTTGGCGTAGGTGGACAAAGGAATATCTGACTGCCCTGCAAGAACGACAGAAATGGTGTCACGCAAGTCAAAACCTGAAACCAGATGACCTGGTTCTGATTGTAGATGACAATGCTCACAGGAATTCCTGGATGTTGGGACGAGTAATGGAGACGTATCCTGGAAAGGATGGCTGGGTGAGGTCAGCCAAAATCAAAACACAGCATAATGAGCTGATAAGACCTGTCACCAAGCTGTGTTTACTTGAGTCGTCTGTTGATATCTAG